The following proteins come from a genomic window of Eretmochelys imbricata isolate rEreImb1 chromosome 11, rEreImb1.hap1, whole genome shotgun sequence:
- the LOC144272373 gene encoding uncharacterized protein LOC144272373, whose product MGRRSLLIREGVPSELVLLVGRSARAHGERGYIITTGTSTDFIVISGENRLSAQRRDSTGCWYLQRWGSVWLSTSFLLVIRAVIQSNHRLRLARGPLVGEFMRKWYVHHRGSSGGGCWTEEPELLSGAGDGVNSPSCVKLRHRAGPVAALIRPAVLAPSRELKVCQFTAQGGDDAEWPEGVCYKGKSAGGVEEVNLSMTLGRMQRQQIQELCTSYAPMFSATPGLTEWAYHSIDTELQDEIPASVSPYL is encoded by the exons ATGGGGAGACGCTCGCTGCTGATAAGGGAGGGAGTTCCCAGCGAGCTGGTCCTTCTAGTTGGGCGCAGTGCCAGAGCTCATGGGGAAAGGGGTTATATTATCACTACGGGAACAAGTACCGACTTCATTGTCATTAGTGGTGAAAACCGTCTGTCAGCGCAACGCCGCGATTCCACTGGTTGTTGGTACTTACAGAGGTGGGGCTCTGTGTGGCTGTCCACCAGCTTCCTATTGGTAATTAGGGCCGTCATTCAGTCAAACCACCGGTTACGATTGGCAAGAGGCCCCTTAGTGGGCGAGTTTATGCGCAAGTGGTATGTGCACCACAGGGGCAGTTCTGGAGGCGGATGCTGGACT GAGGAACCGGAGCTGCTGTCGGGGGCTGGTGATGGGGTCAATTCTCCCTCGTGTGTGAAACTCCGTCACCGAGCCGGCCCCGTCGCCGCCCTTATCCGCCCGGCTGTGTTAGCGCCATCGCG agaattaaaggtttgtcagtttacagcccaaggaggagacgacgctgagtggcctgaaggtgtctgctacaaagggaaaagtgctggtggcgtggaagaggtgaacctctccatgacccttgggcgtatgcagcgacagcagatccaggagctgtgcactagctacgcgccgatgttctcagccaccccaggactgactgaatgggcataccactccattgacacag agctccaggatgaaatcccagccagcgtttcaccctatctgtga